The DNA segment ACGTTCATTTTTTTCCAAAAAAAGAGAGAGAGCAAATCTCCCCCTCCTGTATAAAGCCCTGCCGATAGGCGCTACCTTATTCTCGGTGCCTTAGACCGCATCCGATCTGTATTCGTATCTGTTTCTGTTTCTGTTTCTGTATCTGTAACCTTACTCCCTATCGCTTACCTCTTATCCTAGCATGATCTTCTGACCGTTCTTCGCGCTCTCGATCGCCCCAAGCACCATGGCCATGCTGTGGATATTATCACGACTGTCGGTCTCGGCCGCCCGGCCCTCCTTGAGGGCCAGGAACATTTCGTCCAAGCACCCTTCATGGCCCAGTTTGCCATTCCAATTCATAGGCGCTTCAATCCGCACCGTATCACGGATGAACTTCTTCTCCGCATCTGCGTCAGCCGCCACCCCATTCACCAGCACTTCCGCATAAGGCGCATGAATCCCGTCCCAAATGGCTGTTCCCTTCTCGCCCACGATCCGCCAATTCGCCTCCCATGATGTCGGAGCACCTTCCGCGCACCAGGAGCCGCGATAGCTGAATACGGAGCCATCAGACATTTCAAAGATGCAGACAGCGGAAGCATTCCCTTGGTACCATGATCCCGGAGGATTAAATTCATGGCAGTAGACCGACACCGGATCGGCATCTATGATAAACCGGGCTTGGTCGAAGGTATGGATCGCCATATCGAGAATCAGCGGACTCTCCATCACATCACGAAACCCGCCGAAATGCGGTCCAAGAAAAAAGTCTGCATTAATCATACCGACTCTGCCGATTTTACCGGACACAAGCAGTTCCCGGAGTGCACGAATATTCGCATCATATCTGCGGTTCTGCATCACTGACAACGATTGTCCTGTGGCATCCGACACCTCGATAATTTTCCTGGCTTGTTCCATTGTGGCCGCCATCGGCTTCTCGCCAAACACGTGGCAACCCTGCCTCATGGCGGTCGTACTAATCTCATAATGGCTATCCGGAACCGTCACGTCGATCACCAAATCCGCATCTGTATCGGTAATGGCCTGACTAAGCCCCGTATATACACCGCATTCCAGCCCGTATACTTCCCTGATCTTCTCTGCTTGGCTAATATAAACATCAACAAGCCCGACAATAACGACGTCGTTCCGCTTCAGTAGCTCCTTGATCCACACGTTCGACATCCCGCCACAGCCAGCGACCACAAGCCGATGCTGCATAGTCATTCTCCCCACCACCTATAAACCAATGATCCCAAAGTAAAGGAACTGCTCTGTCTACCCTTATACCGGATTCGGCACGAACGCTCCGCCCCGGCACTGCTTCAAGTAATTCAATGCATGTACCTGCCCGGTCATTTCCAACTCATCACGATAGACCGGGTCATGCCAGCCCTCGATATCGATCGTACCTTTATAACCGGCTTGACGTAAAATCGTAATAATATCCGTCCAATTTGTATCGCCGAATCCCGGCGTGCGGTGCCAGACGAATTCCTTCGGACCGTGAATACCGTATTCTTTAACGATATCCCAAGCGATCGTCGCATCCTTGCCATGAACATGAAACACCTTATCGACCCATTTCCGCAGCTGTGGGATCGGATCGATCAGACTAACCATTTGATGGCAGGGCTCCCATTCCAAGCCGAGATTATCGGCTGGAACTTCATTGAACATCCTCTCCCAAGCCTGTGGATTATGAGCAATATTCCAATCTCCCTTCCACCAGGTACCGCCCATATCGCAGTTCTCGAACGCGATTCGAACGCCGCGATCCGCCGCACGCTTGGCGAGCTCCCCAAACACTTCCTTGAACCGAGGCAGCGATTCATCGATCGGACGATCCGTCAAACGGCCGGTAAACCCGCTTACAATATCCGTCCCGAATAAATGCGCGTGATCGATCGCCCGCTCCCAGCTGGCCAATGTATCAGCATTGTCCCCTTCCCCAGTCAGCGGGTTACCGAATACCCCAATACTGGAAATGACCACGCCCTGCTCATCGACCATTTCGCGAACCTGCTTAGCAAGCTCAGCCAAATCAATGCCTCCAGTCGTCTGCCAGAAGGTCAGACTGAAGGACTCAAAGCCATGAGGTAAAATTTGCGGAATAACCCGCACCGCATCCTGCCCGCCAACCAACGTGCCTATACGTAAAAAATGATTGTCGTGTTGCATTTGCCAACCACTCCTATATTGAGTATATTGTGAAGCATAAGCCCATTGTATAATGCATGATGGAATATATCTCTATACAATCTTGTGCTTTTTTGGTTTTATATTGCGGTTAAGGAGCTGCTTGCACATGACACATCCTCAAGAGTTGCGAGAGCATACATATTTTAATGATCCGTCCTATCCCTTTAATCTATTTCGCCTTCGCCAGACACAGCCGCAGAAAGACACTCCTTCATTCTATTTGCATTGGCATGACCATTTCGAAATCCTGCTAATGGTGGAAGGAAGAGCCGTTTTTTATATCGACAGCAAGCCCTATGAAGCGGAGTCCGGCGACATCATCATCGTACCATCGGGGGCATTGCATGCAGGGTACTGCGCTGGCGAAGGTCCGCTGGAATATTATGCCCTTGTGTTTAATGCGGCATTACTCAGTCAGGGGAAAACTCCCGATCCAAAGCATACGCTTTTTATCACACCATACCTGGATGGCGGGCTGCTGTTTCCCATTCAATTAACTCATACCGATGCTTTAAATCTGCAGTATAAGCATATTTTGGAGGAATTGATACAAGAATTCGAAGGCAAACAACCCGGTTATGAGCTTATAATCAAAAGCCAGCTCTACATGCTGCTGACGCTGTTATCCCGCCGTTTCATGCCGGACGAGCAGCAAGGGCGGGCGACTCTGTCCCATAAGCGTAATGCGGATCGCTTTAAGAAGCTGCTGCGGCATATCGATACACATTATGCCGAACCGATTACCGTCTCCGACGCAGCGGCAATGATGAATCTAAACCCATATCACTTCTGTAAAATATTCAAGAAAACGACCGGCTCCACGCTCATTGAATACGTAAACTTTATTCGCATCAACGAGGCAATGAAGCTGCTGAGCAGCAGCGACCTTACGGTAACGGAAATCGCCGGGCAGATCGGCTGCGGCAATCCGAATTATTTTACCAAGCTGTTTAAGCAATATAAGGGCGTCACCCCCTCCCAATGGCGAAGGGAAGCTGCCGGTTTATCTTGATTAGGAACTATAATTCCTGTGAGAGCCGCCAGCTTTAACGATCCCAATAATAAGGGTAAATCCGCTGCTTAATTAACAACCGATTTATTTCTTATAAATTTTCTATGGCCCTGCAAGAAAAAAAGGCAACCTCCCATATTCCATGGGAGCTGCCTTATTCTTTATGCGTCTTGATCAACTCTAAAAACTCTAAAATTATATCCGAAACGGCATCTTCCTCCGACGTGTGAATAAACTTGCTTACCCTGAGAATGTCCCCTTTATAGAGCTCGATTAGCTTCAGTGTGGATTCAACATCATTCTGCCTCGCTTTGTACAGCAGGTTCAGGAACTCATCATCCGGGACAATTCTTTGATCATCTTTCGTTTCCATTTGTTCACCCCTTGCTGACTCATGTTCAACTCACGGGCAACCTCCTGCTCTGTCTTGTCTTGAATATAGATTTTGAAGATAATAGATCTGCCCGTATCCGACGGGAGGGCATTGATCAGCTGTCTTACAACGATTTTGTTATCAGAAGATGAGGCGAAACTGGTTGTGGCAGGTTCCATTCCACCAAACGAACACTCCCGCTTCCGCACGACTTTTGCTCGGTACTGAATCCGCCAGGCGATCCGATAGACTTCTTTCCGGTATTGCTCGTACACGGTTTGTTGTTGTTCCAAAGCTACCTCCCCCTTTCAATATCATCTTCTACCTATAGGGAAAAATGATTATAAACTTCACAACCGAATAATAAGTTTATTTATTGAAATTATAACATTTTTTTCTAGTATGATGGTTGTAAATCCCCCTCTTTATTTTCTCTATATAGTGAAAGGACATTTAAGAGAAAGGAGAGAGCGGTGATGCAGGTTGCTGATATGGTCACACTGATTACAAACGTTGGTTTTCCGGTTACTCTAAGCTTTATTCTGATCAAATATGTGCTGCAAACCATGGGCGAAAAATTGGATAAAATGGACGCCACAATCCATCTCTTAAGCCAGCAGGTAAAAAGTATAGAATCTCGCACGGAAGCTACAAAAACTGCAGATCAAGCTGACGCAAAAACTAAATGAGTCAAACGGTACATGAATCAGAGTTTAACCTACGGATCATCCGCTACACGGGAAGCAATCCCTATCCAGCATCGCTCCAGTTAGGTTGCTTCTTTCCCTTCATCTTGTCTGTAATCTTCCTAATCTGAAAAAATGTCATAGGATACCTGTAAATGGTTGTACCGAAAAAAAGGGCATCTGTTTATACAATTTATGCGCACATGCATCAAATCATTACTCCAGTTTATACTGGTTAAAAGATTAAACGTGTTTTTCCAGTTTTTGTTTCTAAGACTTAACTCCTGAATATCGCACCTGATGACCTCTGAGATTCCAATATCGATTCAAATAATTGTTACAATCCGCACTCCCAAATAACGAGTCAATACAGACAGGCCGCAGATTCCTACGAATCTGCGGCCTGTTTCCGGCTATCTATAACCTTTTCACTTCTGAACCTTTTTTACTACTGAACCATCTGATTGACGAAGGACTGTACAGCTTCACGCACGTTATCCGACTGGGTGACTGCCGAGATGACAGCGACACCGTCCGCGCCTGCTCGAACCACTTCAGCGGCACGCGAGGTCGTAATCCCTCCAATTCCAACGATCGGTAGTTTGATCCCTTGCTCACGCATTTCTTGGATCATCCTGGTGCCCTGCACCGGGCGCGCATCATCCTTGGAGAGGGTCGGATAGATTGGGCCGACGCCAATATAGTCGGCCCCATGAGCTAATGCCGTCCGCGCTTCCTTTACCGTATGCGCGGATACGCCAAGGATTCGGTTGCCAATCCGTTTGCGGACCGCAGCCGCAGATTCATCGTCCTGACCCACATGAACGCCATCCGCCCCGATCCGGGCGGCCAATTCCACGTCATCGTTGACGATGAACGGCACCCCGGCGCGTCGGCACGCCGCTTGCAGCTCCAGTGCAAGCGCAAGCTTGGCCTCCCCGGTCAACGCGCCCGGTCCCTTCTCGCGGAACTGGATCATCGTTGCGCCTCCGCGCAACGCTTCCTCCACAACGCAAAGCGGCTTCTCTCGGCAGTTCACGCTGCCGATGACTAAATACATCCGCAAATATTGGCGCATTTGCTCAGGAGAGATGCTGCCGCTCATTTGCTCTGCTCCCTTCTGCGGCGGTAAGCCCAGTGGTTCGTCGGACCATGCCCCCCGCCCAGCTCCAGGCTATCCTCGATCGCCGCCTGAATATATGCTCGCGCTTCTTGCACCGCCTCCAGCACAGGCAGCCCCTTTGCTAGTCCGGCAGCAATCGCGGCGGAATAGGTACAGCCCGTTCCGTGCGTATGCACGGTTTGAATCCGGCGGTCTGCAAGCTCCGTGAACGAGGCGCCATCATAGAGCAGGTCAACGACCTGATCGACGCCTTCATCATGTCCCCCCTTAACGATGGCCACCGCCGGGCCGTAAGCGCAAATACGTTTAGCAGCCTCGCGCCGATCCTCCATCGAACGGATGCTCATTCCGGCCAATGCCTCGGCCTCCGGGATGTTCGGCGTGACGATGAGCGCCAGCGGAAGCAGTTGCTCTTTCAGGGCCTTCACAGCCTCCGGCAGCAGCAAATCCGCTCCGCCTTTGGCGATCATTACTGGATCGACGACGACGTTGCGCCAGCCATGCTCCCGAATGCGGCCAGCCACCGCCTCAATAATATCGGCACTGAACAGCATCCCCGTCTTTAGCGCGTCGACGCCAAGATCGGTGCCGACCGCATCGATTTGCTCTGCGGTGGCTTCCGGGGGCAGTGGATATACCCCCTGAACCCCCAGCGTATTCTGCACCGTGATCGCTGTAATCGCCGACATACCGAAGACATCCAGCTCCTGGAACGTCTTGAGGTCAGCCTGTATGCCCGCTCCACCACCGCTATCCGAACCAGCAATTGTAAGCGCTCTGGCTATACTCATGTCAACGCCTCCCCTGTGGCGGACACCTCTATTTCACGCACAGCCCCGTGTCCCTTGAGCGAATGTGGATGCAGCTTGGCCAGCTCATCCAGGAAGGCAATCTGGAAGCTGCCAGGGCCGATAGCGGCTGTGCGCTCAGCCGCGCGAGAGGCGGCTGCCCCGTAGAAGGCCAGCCCAGCCGTGCCCGCCAGCAGCAGATCCTTCTCCACCGCAACAAAAGCGCCCAGCACCGATGTCAGCAAGCAGCCAGCCCCCGTCACCTGAGTAAGCAGCGCGTCTCCCCCGCTGATTATCCGGCATCGGCTGCCATCCGTAATGACATCTTCCTTTCCGGTAATGGCGACGACCGCATTCAGCTTGCGGGCTGCCCGCAGTCCAAGCTGGACGTTCTCATTGTCAGCCCCGGCTCCCGCATCAACACCTTTGATCTCACGCACCTCGCCGATGAGATTGGCAATCTCCGCCGCATTCCCCCGCACCAGCGATACCTTCACCTCGCGGAGAATTCGCAGTGCAGACTCTGTGCGGAACTGCGTCGCTCCCACGCCAACCGGGTCCAGCAGCACAGGTACGCCATGCTCGTTCGCAGATAAGCCAGCCATGATCATCGACTCTACATGCGCAGTCGATAAGGTGCCAATATTAAGCACAAGTGCCCCGGCAATTCTGGCCATATCCGCGACTTCTTCCGGAGCGTAGGCCATAACGGGTGACGCGCCCAACGCGTACAGCCCGTTCGCGGTAAAATTGGTAACGACAACATTCGTTATATTATGAATAAGCGGTTTAACTCTTTGCACCTTCGTAATAAGAGCAGTAATATCATGTTCGACCATACTCATTATGAACCTGCCTCACTTTTTATATTAATTATAGAAAAAGAATCGATAAGTCAGATTACAGCGTATATCCCACAGACTGCATCGGAGCTGGCCAATTCTGCACATTATAAGCCATATCCCAGAACATGTATTCTAGCTGACAGCTAAGCAAGTAATGTTCTGTCATCTTGCGGCGCTCAAGCTCAGTCGTGATTTCCGCCCACTTGTCCAGACGCTCGCAGAACTTGGCCGTCGTATTCGTTCGCGTCGCATAGAAATGGATCCACTCATAGAATGGATGAGCTTCAGTCGGCTGTACTTCTTTCATTAGCTTCTCGCCAATCTCCAAGTAAGTCCACGGACACGGCAGCAGCACCGCCATAATTTCCGCTAGACTCCCTTCATGCGCAACGGTCAGCATATGACGGATATAATGATGTGCCCCCGGAGCCAGCGCAAAGCCCTGCATTTCTTCATAAGTAACCCCGGCAACCGCACAGAAGTTATTATGTGGGTGGACTTCACTGTTCAGAATAAAGGAAATTTGCTGGTTGAACATTTCAATCTCAGCCCGATCCGAACTTTTGGATATAGCTATACCATAAATCCGCATAAACGCCGTAAGATACTCATGATCCTGTTTGACATAATGAATTAACTGCTCCTTCTGTAAATCGCCGTTAGCGATTCCTTTTACAAAAGGGTGTTCAAAAATAGCCTGAAAAATACCATCCGCCTTCTGACGGAGCTCCTGCGTAAAGCTCATCGTTCTCCACCTCCGAAAATAATGTGAACATGATCAGGAAGCCATTAGGGATGACCCAGGAAAAAGTATCTGCCAGGCAAGCTTAACTCGTTTGCCAAACAGGAAACAAATACCAAAAAAGCCGCTCCATATATGGAGCGGCTTCATCAACGTCACCTTAACACAGATAACAGAATAAATAAGTGTCAGGCATGGAATCCGACTCCACTTTCCTACGCTAGTACGAACTAGATCAGGTTCAAAGGGTCCAAGATAAGATCTTGTCTCAGCCGCTAACAGCTCCCCTAGTGGACTTCCTATTCATTTTCACTACTAACTGTATCTGTCTTTGCAAGAGTTGTCAAATTATTGATATTTCAATTGCAATCATAAGATTATTTGCCGCAGCATCTTTTATACTTGAACCCGCTGCCGCATGGGCATGGCTCGTTACGGCCAATTTTGGTGACGGACACCTGACTTTTATTCAAGGGGCTTAGCTGACGATGCGCTGCTCTCAACTCCACATTGCCGGCAATTTGACTCATTTCGAATGGAGTATGACCTCTGTGAATCCACTGTCTTGTATGGTTATAGACATCGTTCATGAGAGCGACCACAATGTCCGCTTGCTCCATACTCTGGAACGTTAGCTCTCTTCTCTCAAACTCACGAATCAGGTCTCCCGATGTCGCTTGCATTGTGCAGGCTAGCTGAATATCGTCGATGAGATGGTCGACCATTTCTGCATCACGGGAAATTTCCTTCATTACATACGCCCTCAGCTTCGTCAACTGCGGCGTCATCTCAAAATAATCTTCGTCAGCATATTTTAGCAGTTCTTCCCGCTTCGGAATGAAGAGCGGCTTGTCTTTAATTTGCAGCAGTAGTGCCTTAAGCTCCTCTTGCGATTCCTCCAGGGTTAAATATCCGTCAACGATGTAGCCGCTCTCCAACGTATAAGCCTGTTCTCTGCTCGTTAAGTCTGCGAACATCCTTAAGAACCGCTTTTGATCGAGCTGCTCGCTGTTCTGCGCATTATAAATTTCAATGAACTTCTCCGGCTCAATGGCTCCGTATAAGTGCGTCGTTGCTAATATATACTCATGAACGAGCTCTACACCTGCTCGTTGGTGATGATATTTCTCGTGATCCAGCTTAAAGTAAGCTTCTTTAATCTCATCCGGCATGACGATGTAAAGCTGACCTTCGCTGAAGTAAGTAAATACGAGCCCACGGTTCATTAAATACCAGTAGTGCCCAATTGAAATAAAATTGTTCTGCAGAACAGGTTGACGAAGAAGCGATTCGAACAATTGCCACTCCAGACTACTAGTAATCAGCAGAGCGGATTGCAGATGCTCTACATCGGTCATGTGGGCTGTCAGCGCCTCTATTAGCTCCTGCTTTTTCATCTTGGAACGTCCAGGCAAATTGCAGGCGGAAGCAAGCGAAGACAAACGAACCTTTGTCAGGTCTTGAAGAATGTCATGCAGGCTTGTCGTCACATCCCCAATAATCGCATGCTGGATATTCATTTGTTCAAGCATTTCATTGTAATCTTCCAAGTTCAGTTCTCCTCTTTCAGTTCCTTGTTTCCTTTGTACTCCCTTTGCGTCGGATCAACATAGCACTACCGGATAACGCCCTATTTAGGGCTCAACTATACATATTACCACACAATTGGTGTCTAGAAGAGGGGTTGTCCTTAATTTTCACAAAATAAATACGAGTAAGCATTCACTCCATTACACTCAATGGCAATTTTGTGACATTTCCCAATCTTCAATTCAGCACCTTTTTCTAACTTCTCCGTTCGGATTATATTTACTAAAGGTAATTTATAGAAGGCAAGCACTCACCTTCCAATTTATGGACTTGAACGTTATGCAACCATTCGGTATCGTCAATTTATCAAACCTTGCTTCTAGCAGCGTATAACATTCTAAGAAAAAAAGAGGTGATTCAAACTTGGATAGAGACAAAAAGATTATTGAACTGGAGGAAGAGTTACGCAAGCTAACCCAAAAACTGCATGAACTAAAAAGTGACAATGAACTCTCTACAAAATCTTCAGATCCAGAATCAGAATCATCTGAGATGAGAAAGGCTCAACATTCTGCCCAAGCTCGCATGCAAGATGTGCAGCAACAGGGGCAGCCGCAGGGGCAGGCGTCCGACCCACCAAATTTGATCTCCCAAGACGGGCAGCACAATCAGCAACAACAGGCTAATCCATATCAAGGGATACATAGTGAGGATCAGCAGCAATTCCGGCAGCCACAAGGACAGCCGATATGGAACGCACAAGACGGGCAGCAGCATAATCAGCAACAACAGGCTGATCCATACCAAGGGATGCAGAGCGAGGCCCAGCAGCAATTCCGGCAGCCACACGGGCAGCCGATGTGGAACACGCAAGAGCAATCAATGGAAGGGCAATCCTACGTCCAGCAGCCAGGCTCCAGCCACTCTGCCTCTCATATGAGGCCGCCGTCGAAGCCAAGCTCATCCCGGGATTGGGAATATACGCTTTCACGGGTATGGCTGCCGCGCGTATTCATCGTCGTATTATTGTTTGGCGTATTGTGGTTGTTCATGGCGGCCGTAAATGCCGGATATCTAAACGAACCAGTTCGCTGCTTGTTAGGGGTTGTATTGGCCGCAGCAATGTACTGGTTTGGAGACAAGCAAGTTCGCGCGCAGCGAGAGGCTCTGGGGCAGGTCGTTCTGGGCGGAGCAAACGCGGTGCTGGTGTTAACTCTTTTTGCCGCACATATGCTCTATGACTTATTACCGCTTGGCATTGCTTTTGTTCTGTATATCATGTCCATCGCCTTCGGCGTATTTATAGCGGTTCATCATCGTTCCCAAACGTTGATTATCATTGCTATGTTATCAGGCTACCTGATCCCGTTCCTCGCTAAATCCCCGGCTGACCCGTGGATATTCATATTGTACGAGGCCGTCTTTTCAATTGCTATGATCCTGGTGTCCGCCCGCTTCAACTTTCGTGGGGCCTATATCGTTGCCATTGCGGTTCTGCATGTACCGCTCTTGATTTTGTATGTGCAAGGGTATTATCTCAAGAACAATTGGCTCTACCTGGCAACCGTACTATTACAGCATCTGGTGTTATTTGGCATTACCGTAACTCGACAGTATCGCCATAAGCTGGATCAGATGATCCTGCTCCCAATCGGTTTTTTCCTGCTTTCTCTTTGGTTGATCGAGCTTTACGGCTCTGATAGTAGCTATACGTTTACAATCGTTATTGCTCTATTATCTATTCTATATAGCATTGCAACCGTCATCAGTTACAAACAAAAACAATTGAGCGAACTATTCGCCTCTATCGCTACCTATGGCTGGGTAGTATTTATAGTCGACAGCGTAAGCAATGATTATAGGATCAGCGTACTGCTCGTGTTAGGCTTGTTGTCGTTCATCCTCGGCATCAAGCTAAGAAGCTTAATACAACAAATTGTCGGCATTACCTTATATTTGTTCAGTGCTTTTCTAACTTTATTCAGCTTAATCCCTGCGTTTTTTTCCACAGAGACACTGGCCTGGATCTTACTGTTAATCAGCTTTCCGATTCCTTATTTTATTGCAAAAAAACAGCAAGAACCCAAGTGGGTGCTTTCTCTCTGGGACGTCTTTAACTGGGCTGAAGCCGTGCTCGGCCTCATTTTCCTGACGCAAATCGCCCATGTCATAACCAAATCATTAAGCAGTGATATTTATCATCTGAGCTTATCTGGAGCATGGATCCTGTACGCAGCCGGTTTAATCCTATTCGGACTCGTCACGAACAGATCTCGCGTTAGACTCGCAGGAGTTATCTTCCTATTCGTCATCCTGCTGAAAGTTATTATTATTGACCTGCCTTGGGTGTCTATTGGCGTACGGGCCATCTTGTTCATCTCTCTAGGCTTGGCAGGCATATTTACTTCAAGAATACTCTATCAGAAAAAACAAGTCGAAGATCAGCCGATGCCCCCGGATGCCTAACCCTATAGGCGAACCCAATAACATCTGTGGCCGCGGAGCATCATCAGCTTGTTGATAACTAGGAACCGTCTTACCGACGGTTTCTTTTTTTCGTTAGACCTGCCCCCGCAGGTAACTTTCTTATTAGATTATGATATAATCACGGCACAATGAAAATATGCGTAACTTGGGAGGCTGTACATGCTCACGTTCCAACAAAAACTTCATGTCTTTGAATCGTTCCCTCAGCTCGAGCGCAGGGATGTATCACTTGGACGCGTTAATTTCCACTATGAGGACAGCATTCATGACAAAAAAACGGTCGGTTATCATTTGCATCCAAATGGCAATGGTTTTGTTTATGTCGGGCTAATGGATCGCTCTGACGTGAACGCGAAAGGCTATGTTAATATTCGCAATTTTTCTGAAGCCCGGCTTCGCGAAATCATTCAGCAGTCCATGGACTCCTTATCGTCTCCCAACACGATCTTGGCGGCCCCCTCTGTATCAGCGCTTAGCAACGCCGAAACCGTCCGCAGAGAGTCGCCCGCCTCAGCATCTACAGTCACTGTAACGCCCAGCAAGACTGGTGAAGAGCTCTGGCATGACTCGAATGGTGATTCTCTGCTGTTGAAGCTGGAAGAAGAGGACTTATGGTACATATATGCTGGCTCCAGTATTGAAATGGTTTTTGAAACTCGTGAGGAGGCGGAGGATTATTTGCGTGAAGAAGGCTTTGTCCCTTAATCCGGATGTCTTCCTCGCCAGACTACATGATTGATTTTCCACAATTATAAAAAAACTCAAACACAGTCCTGATCTTACTGTATCGGTACTGTGTTTTTTGTGCTAAATAATTATTTGTCAATAATAATATAAATAATGTTTGATTTCTGACACATAATGTTCGATAATATGTAATATATAAGACACAATTTGTTCACAAGTCATGATTTCAGCAAAGATAAGGAGCTGATACACATGGAAAAACCAAAAACAGAGTATAAAAATGAAAGTAACGTCTTTGCTTGTTTTATCGCGTTAGGTACATTTTACACTCTTTTCTATACTACATTTACGATCCTTGCCATTCACGGGTAATCAGTCAATGCGGCGCTCCCTTCTTAAGGAGAGGCGCCATTTTTTTTTGCATCATTACTTGCCTACACTAAACACTCTCAATTCCTTTCTAAATTCGCCACACGTCTACCTAGGTTAGCACAAAAAAGACGCCGAACCCTGAGGTTCAGCGTTGGCAGTTATCTCACTTTAGCAACAATTAGCTTTGAACGGCTTTATCGATTACTTCCTGTGGAACTTTGATTTCTTGCATTTCATTCTGCTTGGAAATTATGCTCTTCATGACCATTGTCATCGCTATGGATTGACCTTCTACTTCCATGTCCATTTCCATGTGCACTTCGGCTTTCGATGGAAGATATGTTTCTTTATTAATCGCGTTGCTGATCTTGAGGTTCTTGATATTCATCATTTCCATCATAGCAGCCATTTCTTCTGCGCCGCCCACGGATTGACTCATCAAGTTTTTCGCCAGTTCTTTAAGGCCTTCTCCTGACAGGTCAGCAGACAATATGTACTCATCGCCATCTTCTAGTTTTAAATTGCTCCAATTGAGCTTCTGGATTTGCAGCTGCCTCCATTTGAGCAACCATA comes from the Paenibacillus lentus genome and includes:
- a CDS encoding Gfo/Idh/MocA family protein; translation: MTMQHRLVVAGCGGMSNVWIKELLKRNDVVIVGLVDVYISQAEKIREVYGLECGVYTGLSQAITDTDADLVIDVTVPDSHYEISTTAMRQGCHVFGEKPMAATMEQARKIIEVSDATGQSLSVMQNRRYDANIRALRELLVSGKIGRVGMINADFFLGPHFGGFRDVMESPLILDMAIHTFDQARFIIDADPVSVYCHEFNPPGSWYQGNASAVCIFEMSDGSVFSYRGSWCAEGAPTSWEANWRIVGEKGTAIWDGIHAPYAEVLVNGVAADADAEKKFIRDTVRIEAPMNWNGKLGHEGCLDEMFLALKEGRAAETDSRDNIHSMAMVLGAIESAKNGQKIMLG
- a CDS encoding sugar phosphate isomerase/epimerase family protein codes for the protein MQHDNHFLRIGTLVGGQDAVRVIPQILPHGFESFSLTFWQTTGGIDLAELAKQVREMVDEQGVVISSIGVFGNPLTGEGDNADTLASWERAIDHAHLFGTDIVSGFTGRLTDRPIDESLPRFKEVFGELAKRAADRGVRIAFENCDMGGTWWKGDWNIAHNPQAWERMFNEVPADNLGLEWEPCHQMVSLIDPIPQLRKWVDKVFHVHGKDATIAWDIVKEYGIHGPKEFVWHRTPGFGDTNWTDIITILRQAGYKGTIDIEGWHDPVYRDELEMTGQVHALNYLKQCRGGAFVPNPV
- a CDS encoding AraC family transcriptional regulator; the protein is MTHPQELREHTYFNDPSYPFNLFRLRQTQPQKDTPSFYLHWHDHFEILLMVEGRAVFYIDSKPYEAESGDIIIVPSGALHAGYCAGEGPLEYYALVFNAALLSQGKTPDPKHTLFITPYLDGGLLFPIQLTHTDALNLQYKHILEELIQEFEGKQPGYELIIKSQLYMLLTLLSRRFMPDEQQGRATLSHKRNADRFKKLLRHIDTHYAEPITVSDAAAMMNLNPYHFCKIFKKTTGSTLIEYVNFIRINEAMKLLSSSDLTVTEIAGQIGCGNPNYFTKLFKQYKGVTPSQWRREAAGLS
- a CDS encoding DUF1492 domain-containing protein, with the protein product MEQQQTVYEQYRKEVYRIAWRIQYRAKVVRKRECSFGGMEPATTSFASSSDNKIVVRQLINALPSDTGRSIIFKIYIQDKTEQEVARELNMSQQGVNKWKRKMIKELSRMMSS
- the thiE gene encoding thiamine phosphate synthase; amino-acid sequence: MSGSISPEQMRQYLRMYLVIGSVNCREKPLCVVEEALRGGATMIQFREKGPGALTGEAKLALALELQAACRRAGVPFIVNDDVELAARIGADGVHVGQDDESAAAVRKRIGNRILGVSAHTVKEARTALAHGADYIGVGPIYPTLSKDDARPVQGTRMIQEMREQGIKLPIVGIGGITTSRAAEVVRAGADGVAVISAVTQSDNVREAVQSFVNQMVQ
- the thiD gene encoding bifunctional hydroxymethylpyrimidine kinase/phosphomethylpyrimidine kinase is translated as MSIARALTIAGSDSGGGAGIQADLKTFQELDVFGMSAITAITVQNTLGVQGVYPLPPEATAEQIDAVGTDLGVDALKTGMLFSADIIEAVAGRIREHGWRNVVVDPVMIAKGGADLLLPEAVKALKEQLLPLALIVTPNIPEAEALAGMSIRSMEDRREAAKRICAYGPAVAIVKGGHDEGVDQVVDLLYDGASFTELADRRIQTVHTHGTGCTYSAAIAAGLAKGLPVLEAVQEARAYIQAAIEDSLELGGGHGPTNHWAYRRRREQSK
- the thiM gene encoding hydroxyethylthiazole kinase encodes the protein MSMVEHDITALITKVQRVKPLIHNITNVVVTNFTANGLYALGASPVMAYAPEEVADMARIAGALVLNIGTLSTAHVESMIMAGLSANEHGVPVLLDPVGVGATQFRTESALRILREVKVSLVRGNAAEIANLIGEVREIKGVDAGAGADNENVQLGLRAARKLNAVVAITGKEDVITDGSRCRIISGGDALLTQVTGAGCLLTSVLGAFVAVEKDLLLAGTAGLAFYGAAASRAAERTAAIGPGSFQIAFLDELAKLHPHSLKGHGAVREIEVSATGEALT
- the tenA gene encoding thiaminase II, translated to MSFTQELRQKADGIFQAIFEHPFVKGIANGDLQKEQLIHYVKQDHEYLTAFMRIYGIAISKSSDRAEIEMFNQQISFILNSEVHPHNNFCAVAGVTYEEMQGFALAPGAHHYIRHMLTVAHEGSLAEIMAVLLPCPWTYLEIGEKLMKEVQPTEAHPFYEWIHFYATRTNTTAKFCERLDKWAEITTELERRKMTEHYLLSCQLEYMFWDMAYNVQNWPAPMQSVGYTL